A segment of the Amia ocellicauda isolate fAmiCal2 chromosome 5, fAmiCal2.hap1, whole genome shotgun sequence genome:
TTCTGTAATTTAATTGGCCAAGATGGATAGATATATCACTGGGTGATACTTACTGCTCTAGgcttcagtgtgtgtttgtctgcaaCAGAAACTAGGATATCTGGAGTGGACTCTGGGATATATTGCTGAATAAGAAGAAAGGTAAGTACCCTGAATTGGAGGACTGTAAAATACATCCATTGCAACCATTGaaacgtgtgtgtatgtgtgtgtgtgtttgtgtgtgtgtgtgtgtgttccttttTTGTAGGAATGTGATGTTTGTGCATCAAGTACTGATTACCCAAACATTGGGAAGAGGAGAGAAAGGCAGCTATCTGTAATGGTTAATTATTACTGGAGAATTGGGAGTTAAAGGGCAGACTGCTATATTGGAAGTGCATACTCAACATAATTCCTTAGACTGCTGCTCTGAAATGGTAAGCATTGTTATGGAGGGATTTATCTGGGGGGTATTTAAATTAgacaacagggtcatgggcaccaattttaaattttaattagaaATATCTACTTCCTAATAGATTTTGGAATGATTGTCAATgctataaaaaatgtatgtcaGCAAACTATTAGGGTGTCATTAACACAtcctgttttgattttgttttaagtttttgcatttttaactACATTGTTGTATGCGCTTAATTTCATATGGTTTGTTAAATTACAAAATTATGTACTGTTTATAgattactgtaaaataaatacagtggtAAATGATGCATTGGCAGAAATATGGCTATATACGGTATCAGACTACATATACAAtattatttcaatgtattaCTTCAGAAGAGAAACTTTGTAAAACACTGGTTCTTGCCCTTCACATATTAAACTTATAAGAACAATGTGTAACCTTGCAAAAACACACTTTACTAAGAATTGAGACTAGCTCTTCACAAATAAACATTTGGTTAATGAGTTGCATGCAAGTGATTGTCTATAACCTCTGTCTCTTGGGTTTTCCAGTACAAAAGCACACTGTGGCTCACAGAGACCAACAAAGCAACCTAGACTCTAACACAGGCACCATGACTGCAGAGAGCAGACCTAAGGACTTTACTGAGCCTCCATCCATGACAGACAGTGTAAAAGAGTCAGGACCATCAGGAACAAGAAAATGCTGCACTCCTACTCTGAAGGTATGAGCTATAGTCAGTGTTGTCTGGAGTGTCATCTGAAGGTTTTGAACATAGAGCTATATCAAAAAGTGTTTTATCTCGTTATTAATTATTCAAGTAAAACCAatgcatttacatattttttcgcaaaccgaagcattttaaataaaaatacaaatatttttactaacataaaataataagtcATTTAgtgtacatttttataatattgtatttataataaggGAAGTGTTCTCTTATTTGCTCCACTGCCTCTAAAACAAACACTGACGCAGTGCATATTAGGGGTAGCCTATAGACTTTTGCTGTTGTctgaacattacatttttatttctgaatgTATGGTAATATACAGAGGAATATAATCAGGAGAGCATACTGGGTTAAAATAGTGTCGTTTCTTTGTCatcctttttgtttctttgtgacGTCATATTACTCAGAAATTTGAGTAACGTTTCACACCCTTGAGAAGGAGAGCAGCAACACTCTGGAACAAGATTCAGTGAGACTCCCCAATGAGATAGCTACAGTGTATGTAGGGTTGTCTGATCTGCTGCTTCTCTCAGGAGCTGTGATGCTTAAAGGTGAAAAACACCTAACAGGGCTAAGCTGTATTGAAAGAACAATATTTTAAGTCATTGGGTTCTCAGATTCTCGGCCCTATGCAGTAAGCAAAGAGTTTAACCTTTTTGACTCACAGAATCTCTGACCTTTCATCtgacagtgcgtgtgtgtgtctgcctccCTTCTAAGTGAGTGGCCCAGTAAATTTAACCTGTGCTTCTAATACAAACACTGGGAACCTTTAATCTGTACATAAGCCAAGGTCTCCAAACTAAATACAAGATAAAAAAGACTTGATGTCATGCAATCAGCCTCCAATACAGTCATTGATCTAGGGCAGGGGTTTCCAATAAATTTCAGCTTATTGCTACCTAACTCTGTAATTGAGGTCAAAGCTTATTCaacaagattttttttgttattgcttttttaaatgtatatatatacatattattaagGCTGTCGGTTGATTAAACATTATGGAttggttaatcaatgggcattagttgattaatcggTCGATTAATCAGGAACTTATTAAGATAAGTGTAAGActctttaagtggttgtgccacacatacaaaataaatattttaataaatacactaccagtcaaaaattttagaacacctacatttttcaactttttattgaaattcacgcagtttaatgtctcagtgtactatgaaattaaagcatagaacaaataaacaaccggagatacaaaataaataatggaatcatTTCAACACAATTTAaacccttaagctgacaaacccctctggtacccttacaAAGGCACCAactctgtgtgcttctctttaatcccatgtgtactctttacTGTTGTTTTACTGTAAGTGTTTGTTATCCTATGAAAGAAGAGACTCccagctttctaatgatgtgaagcattctctgatgtgaaaataaatgtgttttttataccccctACCCCCCCCGCACATTtatgccccctccccctccacattctgaaatggggtggggggggggtacttggtctgagtaggaatataaaatctcagaaaagatttacaattatgacatattctggaaccagacagtatactgatcaaaacaagaccaaccacattttggtagaagcaacacacaatgAGCTCataatgtcaagatggaaaactctgtttacagtacaCAATGATATTACATAATTGGATGTGAACTTATCTGTGTTTGGTAGaccatcaaataatatatattattattattataatataggttattttgaacaaaacaagcctctttgcaaagaaatctgatcgaaattgagtgatctgtgactgtctgaattgtacaccccccccaccccctctcctcAGAGCAGACTGTGTGTTTACTCCccaggctctgaatgatggcaggTGTGGTGGAAAAAAGTTTAggagttctaatcagaatttattatgtgcacgggaggaacagcacaacacagaactcaaaggattttaggatagcatgacactgttccccaaaagttttaagacagaacaaagcttttataccacCTCTGAGACATACAcccaaggggccttaacattttacaaacagtgtctgaatggtcatttctagcagtgatttcattggcattctaaactaagccttcccatctcatcaatattataatcattactcatgaataataatcattaacctctacattgccagttgcattggaaggtactttgcagataatatgttgcaagaaaggaatgtgagctgctgataaccaagttaggagtaacagtacaccaaggacaaaggcaggataggatttctgtttttctcccccacacaggcgacacggaaactgtaaattggatattttgagaatgaaacgtgctggtagccaagagaataagctatCAAACGATGTGCgtattgtaggaatacagtgtaacttctatgcacaggagctgcgtgtaacactgccaaataatgtaGTAACACAGcttataactctgaaatgtacattatttttcagtttttggtaacctaaacttttttttttaacctctggcagtttactgcttacctgtTACACTTTAGATtaaggtgctgcttattaatgtgttattaatgatttataaagTATTATCAATACTATTAATAGATACtttataaaacatgaataatacattataaactaGTTATAATAGCACTCCATGGAATGGTCACAACATTTAACAGGTTGCTAAAATGTGTCCCTTttcactactgctttgacacactcctaataaatattttttcgTTTTTTAATCATAATTGTTTTATAGAAGGCacactttttagctacctgttcGACAGTGGCCATTCCATGTATTGTTATTACCAAGTTATAACTAGTagtatatattaaacatttatacaacattaataacacatttgatcagcagcaccttattataaagtgttacccgcttacttttgtaccatttcaggttattcactggacttgaactgcttatatttcaatacaaactggaaaaatgggggtgctCTAAAACTTCTGACCAGTAGTGtactaggcattgatattacagtataacaacGCTGAACGGGAATGGTAAaaactgatttttaaaaattattataaTCAGCAAAAATCATTATAATCACTACAGCAAACGGATGTTTtgctcacaaattatactgtaaactactcaCATTGACCTTGTAAATTAAACAGAAGACCTTTACTTGGTCTTCAATGTTTCCTTCTgaatccagtttgaatccaaagctaGACTGTAGTTTTCCCATTAGAGGCTTATTGTAACCCTTGCTACAATGTGGTGGCAACATCATGTGTTAGCAGGGCCTTTATAATGTAACCATATAATTgtgtcattataataataatacaaaaaaactttATGCAACCTTATTGTACCTTAGATCCAATTACATAATTATACTTAAAGcacttctgttttttattcacaGATGTTCTTGGCAGCTCTGGCTTTCTCATTCTTTTCCAAAACCTTATCTGGGAGCTACACCAAGAGCACAATCACCCAGATAGAAAGGAGATTTGAGATCTCAAGTTCAGTTGTTGGGATTATTGATGGGGGATTTGAAATGGGTAGGTACCTTTAAAAGCCCAAGCACTGCGCTTTGCGTGTCTTTGCTTACATACCAGTACAAAGCATttagctgatttgtaatggtctttatttgttttaggtaATCTATTAGTGATAACTGTTGTGAGCTACTTTGGAGCCAAATATCACAGACCAAAACTAATTGGGGCAGGGTGCCTGCTAATGTCCCTTGGAACATTTCTCATGGCGATGCCACATTTTTTCATGGGACGGTGAGTTTGCTACTGAATTATGCTCATAGGAAATATTATCCAACATTTTTGAAAAAGCCATTTATAGGTGTCACCAATGAGTTTCTGATCCCTATGCAAGAACAATACTATACTTCTCCTGTACATTTTCTTGCATCAGCTTTGTGAGACCCTTCAACAATACCAACAGCAATATAGACAGTGGGGACAGTAGAGAATATTAAAATGCACCTGACatatgcacacatgcacacatgcacaatcTGTCCTTTATTCACAGCTACGACTATGAGACTGTGGCATCTACCTCCCTTGACTCCAATATGACAATGCTCGCCCCATGTTCAAAGAGCTCCAGCCAACTTTTGAAGGAGGACATTATACCGCAGTCAATACCAGGTAAGGAGTGTGTAGGagagtaataacaataattaaattatagtaAGAcatctaattaaatgtattattagttattattactTGTTTGTGGGGTTTGTGTgataacaatatattttttgtaatcgttttctttattttcatcaTTATATCATCAATTTGGCAGCACTATGAACAATGATATGTTGATAGGTAGAACACTGCACAAAGGGGGATTGGTTAAGCCAGTTTCCATGTTACCTCATATGAAAAAATGTTCCATCAAAACTGCCTATAAGCCCATTCTTATGTCACACAAGCGgccccttcctgtttcctgtttgtaacTGGTGACACACGAAaaggctgctgtattacaggtcaAGTCAgaagagatgtgtcttgagtactCAGCAGAAGGTCGAATATATGTTGAATTATGTTGCGTTGTATTAATGTCTTCAATCACAGGGTGTGGGAGTGGGGGAGGGTGGTGCACTGAGTACAGGCAGGAGTACAGTACACTGCCGTTGACAGAACCAGAGCTTGGACTGAAGTTCAAAgttcttgttgttattattagtatcattATCAATATTagaagcagtagtagtagtagtaacagtaatagtagtagtattacatttattttaatattggttTGGCTATCTagatacaccaatcagccataacattatgaccacctgcctaatattgtgtaggtcccccttttgccgccaaaacagccctgacccgtggaggcatggactccactagacctctgaaggtgcgctgtggtatctggcaccaagacgttagcagcagatcctttaagtcctgtaagttgcgaggtggggcctccatggatcggacttgtttttccagcacatcccacaaatgcatgattggattgagatctggggaatttggaggccaagtcaacaccttgaactcgtgattcatcagaccaggccaccttcttccattgctccgtggtccagttctgatgctcttgtgcccattgtaggcgctttcggcagtggacaggggtcaacatgggcaccctgactggtctgcggctacgcagccccatacgcaacaaactgtgatgcactgtgtgttctgacacctttctagcagaaccagcattaactttttcagcaatttgagctacagtagctcgtctgttggatcggaccacacgggccagccttcgctccccatgtgcatcaatgagccttggccgcccatgaccctgtcaccggttcaccgcttttctttccttggaccacttttgataggtattgaccactgcagactgggaacaccccacaagagctgcagttttggagatgctctgacccagttgtctagccatcataatttggcccttgtcaaagtcactcagatcctaatgcttgcccatttttcctgcttctaacacatcaactttgaggacaaaatgttcacttgctgcctaatttatcccacccactgacaggtgccatgataacgagattatcagtgttattcacttcacctgtcagtggtcataatgttatggctgatcggtgtagaaTTGATTGTTAAGAAAACAACGCATTCTACATCTGTTTCTTTGTGGTCAAGGTTGTGTAAACCATAACAACTCTCTCAtgtgggtggtggtgctgcTGGGAAACATGTTGAGGGGGATTGGCGAGGCCACCATTGGACCCCTGGGAATGTCGTTCATTGATGACTTCGCTAGGCCAGAAAACTCAGCCTTTTACATTGGTAAGCCTGTCTCATGGTTACATAATTCACCATGGTCCTCACAAATTAAAGTGTAGGAAAGCAAAATTAAATTGTGGAAAAGCATAAAGAAGGACTGTATTGTAAAATGATTATGCAAACCATCACAGCCAAGTGTGGTATCATCACTGGGAAGCCAGGGAAAATGTTGTGAATTTACTGTGGTAGGTAAGCTTTCTTAAGGGTAGGCTTGAAGGATCTTCTTAccttaagtcagttctgatctctCTCACTGGTCTTAGGGTGTATTCATACCATTGCTGTGATCGGGCCTCTGTTCGGATTTACATTGGGCTCCTTCTGTGCCGGGCTATACGTGGACATTGGCTTTGTCAACCTAGGTGAGGAACAGCATATATACTGCATTGACATTTCAGAGTTAAGAACACATGGCACTGAAGCAGTcatgaatgtttttattgcagACGCTGTGACGATAACTCCAAAGGATGCCCGCTGGGTTGGGGCTTGGTGGCTGGGGTTCATAGTGGCTGGGGGCCTCAGTCTGGTGACTGCGCTGCCCTTTTGCTTCCTGCCCAGCTCCCTGCCAGAGGAGCAGCAGAAGAAAAAGGAGCACAGCATCTCTTCAGAAAACCTCCATATCCAACCCTCTGCAGAACCCAAACCCAGTTTAGCAGAAATTGCTAAAGGTATTTATTCAGAAAAAACTTGGAAAATATTCTGCattttgtctgtctgtccattataatttatacatatatgttttGCAATGACTCCAGGAATTGTATACTTCAGCAACTGAacgttgaatggaatatgacaGCAAGTATGTTTCCATGACCTAAACGTTTCCCGCGCCCCCCCTCCCATTATTCTGCAGACTTTGGGCCCTCTTTGAAGCGTTTGCTTACCAACAAGATTTTCTTCCTGATTCTGGTTACCAACATCCTCATCTTCAATGCTTTCATCATCTTGATAACATTCACACCCAAGTTCCTGGAGCAGCAGTTCGGACAGAGTGCATCAACTGCTAACTTTCTAATAGGTAAAGCTCAATGTGTGCAATTTTTTATTGTCATACTGTGTATACTGCAAATGAAAAAAGGTTGGCATCCTAAAGGATGCTGAATGCCTACATCCTAACTGCAATAGTCCAGATGTTGTAGCGTTGAGCCACCTAACTAACAATTAGCAATTTCAGATTGGTaagtaaagaaaagaaaaagaaaaagaaaaaaacagatcaaTGAAAAAAGACACGTTAAAGAATTAGCATATGCTCTGATTATCAGTTTAAAAGCTTCagatccaattttttttttaatgtagggGTTACATGCATGCCAGCAGTGTCTCTTGGGATTTTCTTCAGTGGATACATCATGAAAAGATTTAAACTGGACATGCTGGGAGCTGTCAGGGTGTCGTTCTGTGCATCCATATGTGGCTGTCTCTGCACATTGCCCTTCTTCGCTCTCAGCTGCAAAAACCTGGACATTGCAGGGTTGACTGTCTCATACGATGGGTGAGGAACATTAACTCCATAATGTCAAACACAATTCTTATGTGCAGAGGAAGGGGTTatagagaaataaatatatgcataaaccgcacatttaaaaatatatacagagagCCATAGATAAATAACTATCACATGAGGAATGAAATGAGTCTTCAGTATAGTCTTTgggtttgtaaaaatgtataaataattatataaaaaaaaaattttttttccCTAGTTCAATTTCAATCGATGGTCAGGAGCGTAGCTTGCTCTCTACCTGTAATTTAGACTGCAGCTGTTCCCTCTCCCAGTGGGACCCCGTTTGTGGAGAGAATGGAGTCACCTACATTTCTCCATGTTTTGCTGGCTGTAACTCCACCAGTGGAATTGGAAAAAACACGGTGAGAATCCCCAGTTTGGGTGCCTATCTGACTCCATTGCATGCAAATTATCACTGGTAAATGTTGTGGGTGCCCagagaaacaaagaagaaacttTGCATCTCCAAtgataattacattacattatttgtcatttaacaga
Coding sequences within it:
- the LOC136750469 gene encoding solute carrier organic anion transporter family member 1C1 codes for the protein MTAESRPKDFTEPPSMTDSVKESGPSGTRKCCTPTLKMFLAALAFSFFSKTLSGSYTKSTITQIERRFEISSSVVGIIDGGFEMGNLLVITVVSYFGAKYHRPKLIGAGCLLMSLGTFLMAMPHFFMGRYDYETVASTSLDSNMTMLAPCSKSSSQLLKEDIIPQSIPGCVNHNNSLMWVVVLLGNMLRGIGEATIGPLGMSFIDDFARPENSAFYIGCIHTIAVIGPLFGFTLGSFCAGLYVDIGFVNLDAVTITPKDARWVGAWWLGFIVAGGLSLVTALPFCFLPSSLPEEQQKKKEHSISSENLHIQPSAEPKPSLAEIAKDFGPSLKRLLTNKIFFLILVTNILIFNAFIILITFTPKFLEQQFGQSASTANFLIGVTCMPAVSLGIFFSGYIMKRFKLDMLGAVRVSFCASICGCLCTLPFFALSCKNLDIAGLTVSYDGSISIDGQERSLLSTCNLDCSCSLSQWDPVCGENGVTYISPCFAGCNSTSGIGKNTTFHGCSCLKSSRLDTGKSSAVLGQCAREEKCSTMLYIFLALHSLSFFIFSLGSTPLYIILLRCVEPELKSLSVGVFMLLLRMLGGITAPIYFGALIDATCLKWGSRKCGGKGACRMYNIETFRFLFLGLILSLRLAGYIFFWILNIQIKKKLRNDKKAAEGLELNVKQNS